One window from the genome of Antechinus flavipes isolate AdamAnt ecotype Samford, QLD, Australia chromosome X, AdamAnt_v2, whole genome shotgun sequence encodes:
- the CACNA1F gene encoding LOW QUALITY PROTEIN: voltage-dependent L-type calcium channel subunit alpha-1F (The sequence of the model RefSeq protein was modified relative to this genomic sequence to represent the inferred CDS: inserted 1 base in 1 codon), with amino-acid sequence MPTKPNSSPQVPADPSPRVTSRPHRTLDAPRRGRQPPASALAPPGVSGLGEGGGLHPKAPQPALGGPLGQQLPFLPPPPDGTQGPRGPGPEWGLATGPPPGGESHTGMPAGRRRAPPSKHKGLGAAGVQRSPRALFCLSLTNPVRRFCITIVEWKPFDILILMTIFANCVALGVYVPFPEDDSNAGNHNLEQVEYAFLVIFTVETALKIVAYGLVLHPNAYIRNGWNLLDFIIVVVGLFSVLLEQGPPRPGDVPHTAGKPGGFDVKALRAFRVLRPLRLVSGVPSLHIVLNSILKALVPLLHIALLVLFVIMIYAVIGLELFLGRMHKTCFFRGSELEAEEDPSPCATPGSSGRQCLANHTECRGRWAGPNGGITNFDNFFFAMLTVFQCVTMEGWTDVLYWMQDAMGYELPWLYFVSLVIFGSFFVLNLVLGVLSGEFSKEREKAKARGDFQKLREKQQMEEDLRGYLDWLTQAEELGFRDQEKAEAEGETEGEAKEDDAATGKAQQRVTLSEMMHKRRSRLQWFSHSMSSHGTQSHHPLLPLLPASETGSMTAETGAEEDEEAGNACSRNLAKLMKTRMCRRVRGANRALRAHCRHAVKSVACYWTVLLLVFLNTLTIASEHHGQPSWLTQIQEYANKVLLCLFTVEMLLKLYGLGPSAYAASFFNRFDCFVVCGGILETALVEAGAMQSLGISVLRCVRLLRIFKVTRHWASLSNLVASLLNSMKSIASLLLLLFLFLIIFSLLGMQLFGGKFNFDQTNTKRSTFDTFPQALLTVFQILTGEDWNVVMYDGILAYGGPFFPGMLVCVYFIILFICGNYILLNVFLAIAVDNLAGGDASPPKSPGKEKSAEQGDSPQENGVLVSLAGAEVGGQKLGGPQPCAPPHQVPCGEDEEEEDQSEDGVSLIQKRTLARWSLSRGGMGEGEAGKDKGILSGSLQETPRTLRCLCDWGAEQTFTDNKSQSCDPTFGSNTPCGVVTHGFRTEGPPGSAHDPSLVPSLLTLTSLSCLGQGSGEEEDEDDQEEMNLEGLQEVVPKEKVVPIPDGSAFFCLSHTNPLRVSCHALIHHRIFTNLILVFIILSSVSLAAEDPIRAHSFRNHVLGYFDYAFTSIFTVEILLKMTAFGAFLHQGSFCRNWFNLLDLLVVSVSLISFGIHSSAISVVKILRVLRVLRPLRAINRAKGLKHVVQCVFVAIRTIGNILIVTSLLQFMFACIGVQLFKGKLYSCTDEAKHTPTECKGTFLVYPDGDVAHPAMKERVWQNSDFNFDNVLSAMMALFTVSTFEGWPSLLYKAIDAHAEDEGPIYNYRLEISIFFIVYIIIIAFFMMNIFVGFVIITFRAQGEQEYKNCELDKNQRQCVEYALKAQPLRRYIPKNRHQHRVWATVNSPAFEYLMFLLILLNTIALAMQHYEQTAPFNYAMDILNMVFTGLFTVEMLLKIIAFNPKNYFCDAWNTFDALIVVGSVVDIAVTEVNNGGHLGESSEDSSRISITFFRLFRVMRLVKLLSKGEGIRTLLWTFIKSFQALPYVALLIAMIFFIYAVIGMQMFGKVALQDGTQINRNNNFQTFPQAVLLLFRCATGEAWQEIMLASLPGKRCDPESDFGPGEEFTCGSNFAIVYFISFFMLCAFLIINLFVAVIMDNFDYLTRDWSILGPHHLDEFKRVWSEYDPGAKGHIKHLDVVALLRRIQPPLGFGKLCPHRVACKRLVAMNMPLNADGTVTFNATLFALVRTSLRIKTEGNLDRANQELRVVIRKIWKHTKPKLLNELIPPPEEEEVTVGKFYATFLIQDYFRKFRRRKEKGLLGAEDLPSNSSALQAGLKTLQDXGPEIRQALTCDLEEEAEDANLGEEPDRDALEVPSPTCHDSATSVSLTMPTEEEREAVRRPPGTHSHSASPMSEEPPSGPEGLAEREEEEDRSPSQDSRQAHRNDLTERPHHILLPPPPCPPREPLRQPGKPLGPHPRRRRLLPPTPATRKPSFTIQCMQRQGSCDDFPIPGTYQRGGSSGRHQAQGSWATPPQRGHLLYAPLLLVEEGRLQGDYAKGGSRGPLHTYARLHVPSTHIAPGPGKRGSADSLVEAVLISEGLGLFARDPRFVALTKQEIADACRLTLDEMDSAACDLLALGTTGPPPAQPQMWGPMGSDEDEEVLGAMQVEEEELADEMVCVPVP; translated from the exons ATGCCCACG AAGCCCAACAGCTCCCCCCAGGTCCCTGCAGACCCCTCACCCAGAGTCACATCCAGGCCCCACAGGACCCTGGATGCCCCTCGGAGGGGCCGTCAGCCACCAGCTTCAGCTCTGGCTCCCCCTGGGGTGTCtggattgggggagggaggagggcttCATCCAAAAGCCCCCCAGCCAGCCTTGGGAGGCCCTCTCGGGCAGcagcttcctttccttcctccccctccagaTGGGACTCAGGGGCCCAGGGGGCCGGGGCCCGAGTGGGGTCTGGCCACCGGGCCCCCTCCCGGGGGAGAGAGCCACACCGGGATGCCAGCGGGGCGCAGAAGGGCCCCACCTAGCAAACACAAGGGCCTCGGGGCCGCAGGGGTACAGCGCTCCCCCAGGGCCCTCTTCTGCCTGAGCCTCACCAACCCGGTGAGGAGGTTCTGCATCACCATCGTGGAGTGGAA GCCATTTGACATCCTCATCCTCATGACCATCTTTGCCAACTGCGTGGCCCTCGGGGTCTATGTCCCCTTCCCGGAGGATGACTCCAATGCAGGCAACCACAACCTG GAGCAGGTGGAGTATGCATTCCTGGTGATCTTCACCGTGGAGACGGCGCTGAAGATCGTGGCCTACGGGCTGGTGCTGCACCCCAATGCCTACATCCGGAACGGCTGGAACCTGCTGGACTTCATCATCGTGGTTGTGGG GCTCTTCAGTGTGCTTCTGGAGCAGGGCCCCCCCAGGCCAGGGGATGTGCCCCACACAGCAGGGAAGCCCGGAGGCTTTGACGTGAAGGCACTGAGGGCGTTCAGAGTCCTTCGGCCCCTGCGACTGGTCTCTGGGGTACCCA GCCTGCACATCGTTCTCAACTCCATCCTGAAGGCCCTGGTCCCCCTCCTGCACATCGCTCTCCTGGTCCTCTTTGTCATCATGATCTATGCTGTCATAGGCCTAGAGCTCTTCCTGGGCCGCATGCATAAGACATGCTTCTTCCGGGGCTCAG AGCTGGAGGCCGAGGAGGACCCGTCCCCCTGCGCCACCCCTGGCTCCTCGGGCCGGCAGTGTCTCGCCAACCACACGGAGTGCCGGGGCCGCTGGGCGGGGCCCAATGGGGGGATCACCAACTTCGACAACTTCTTCTTCGCCATGCTGACTGTCTTCCAGTGTGTCACCATGGAGGGCTGGACTGACGTGCTCTACTGG ATGCAGGACGCCATGGGCTACGAGCTCCCCTGGCTCTACTTCGTCAGCTTGGTCATCTTTGGTTCTTTCTTCGTCCTCAACCTCGTGCTGGGCGTCCTGAGTGG GGAGTTCTCAAAGGAGCGTGAGAAGGCCAAAGCGCGGGGGGACTTTCAGAAACTTAGGGAGAAGCAGCAGATGGAGGAGGACCTCCGCGGCTACCTGGACTGGCTCACCCAGGCTGAAGAACTGGGTTTCAGGGACCAGGAGAAGGCTGAAGCTGAAGGGGAGACCGAGGGAGAGGCTAAGGAGGATGATGCGGCCACCGGAAAAGCCCAGCAAC GAGTGACCCTGTCTGAGATGATGCACAAGAGACGGAGCCGCCTGCAGTGGTTCAGCCACTCGATGAGCAGCCACGGTA CCCAGTCACACCATCCCCTTCTTCCTCTGCTTCCAGCCAGTGAAACAGGTTCAATGACCGCAGAGACCGGGGCTGAGGAAGATGAAGAGGCCGGGAACGCCTGTAGCAGAAATCT GGCCAAGCTCATGAAGACCAGGATGTG cCGCAGAGTCCGGGGGGCCAACAGGGCACTCAGGGCCCACTGCCGCCACGCCGTGAAATCCGTGGCCTGTTATTGGACCGTGCTGCTGCTGGTCTTTCTGAACACGCTGACCATCGCCTCCGAGCACCACGGGCAGCCCAGCTGGCTCACCCAGATCCAGG AGTACGCAAACAAGGTCCTGCTCTGCTTGTTCACGGTGGAGATGCTGCTGAAGCTCTACGGCCTCGGCCCGTCCGCCTACGCGGCATCCTTCTTCAACCGCTTTGACTGCTTTGTGGTGTGCGGAGGCATCCTGGAGACTGCCCTGGTGGAGGCCGGGGCCATGCAGTCCCTGGGGATCTCGGTCCTGCGCTGCGTGCGCCTCCTCAGGATCTTCAAGGTGACCAG GCACTGGGCATCCCTCAGCAACCTGGTGGCCTCCCTCCTCAACTCCATGAAGTCCATTGCTTCGCTGCTtctgctcctcttcctcttcctcatcatcTTCTCCCTCCTGGGGATGCAGCTCTTTGGGGGCAAGTTCAACTTCGACCAGACCAACACCAAGCGCAGCACCTTCGACACCTTCCCCCAAGCGCTGCTCACCGTCTTCCAG ATCCTCACGGGCGAGGACTGGAACGTGGTCATGTACGACGGGATCCTGGCCTACGGGGGCCCCTTCTTCCCGGGGATGCTGGTCTGCGTCTACTTCATCATTCTCTTCATCTGTGGCAACT ACATCCTGCTGAACGTTTTCCTTGCCATTGCCGTGGACAACCTGGCCGGGGGGGATGCCAGCCCTCCCAAGAGCCCGGGAAA GGAGAAGAGCGCCGAGCAAGGTGACAGCCCCCAGGAGAATGGAGTGTTGGTAAGTTTAGCAGGGGCGGAAGTCGGGGGGCAGAAGTTGGGGGGACCTCAGCCTTGTGCTCCTCCCCACCAGGTGCCCTGtggagaagatgaagaagaggaagatcaGAGCGAGGATGGAG TGTCCCTGATCCAGAAGAGGACTTTGGCTAGATGGTCTCTAAGCAGAGgtggaatgggggagggggaggcgggGAAGGACAAGGGGATCTTGTCAGGATCTCTGCAGGAAACTCCCCGGACCCTGAGGTGCCTGTGTGACTGG GGCGCCGAGCAGACATTTACCGATAATAAATCTCAATCTTGTGACCCCACATTTGGTTCCAATACCCCGTGTGGGGTTGTGACCCACGGTTTCAGAACCGAAGGCCCTCCCGGCTCAGCCCACGATCCTTCGCTTGTTCCCTCTCTCCTCACGCTGACCTCACTTTCCTGCCTGGGCCAAGGCTCTGGGGAGGAGGAAGACGAGGATGACCAGGAAGAAATGAATCTAGAAGGCCTGCAGGAAGTGGTGCCCAAGGAGAAGGTGGTGCCCATCCCTGATGGCAGtgccttcttctgcctcagtCACACAAACCC GCTGCGGGTGAGCTGCCACGCTCTCATCCACCACCGCATCTTCACCAACCTCATCCTGGTCTTCATCATCCTGAGCAGCGTCTCCCTGGCTGCCGAGGACCCCATCCGGGCTCACTCCTTCCGAAACCAC GTGCTTGGGTACTTCGACTATGCTTTCACCTCCATCTTCACTGTGGAGATCCTGCTCAAG atgactgCTTTTGGGGCCTTCCTCCACCAAGGCTCCTTCTGCCGGAACTGGTTCAATCTCCTGGACCTGCTGGTGGTCAGCGTGTCCCTCATCTCCTTTGGCATCCA TTCCAGCGCCATCTCCGTGGTCAAGATCCTGCGGGTGCTGCGGGTGCTCCGGCCCCTGCGTGCCATCAATCGGGCCAAGGGCCTCAAG CACGTGGTCCAATGCGTCTTCGTGGCCATTCGCACAATTGGCAACATCCTGATCGTGACCAGCCTGCTCCAGTTCATGTTCGCCTGCATCGGCGTCCAGCTTTTCAAG GGCAAACTGTACAGCTGCACAGACGAAGCCAAACACACCCCCACAGAGTGCAA AGGCACCTTCCTTGTGTACCCCGATGGAGATGTGGCCCACCCGGCCATGAAGGAGCGTGTCTGGCAGAACAGCGACTTCAACTTTGACAACGTTCTGTCGGCCATGATGGCGCTGTTCACCGTGTCCACCTTCGAAGGCTGGCCTTC GTTGCTCTATAAGGCGATTGACGCCCACGCGGAGGACGAGGGCCCCATCTACAACTACCGACTGGAAATCTCCATCTTCTTCATTGTCTATATCATCATCATCGCCTTCTTCATGATGAACATCTTTGTGGGCTTTGTCATCATCACCTTCCGAGCCCAAGGCGAGCAAGAGTACAAGAATTGTGAGCTCGACAAGAACCAG CGCCAGTGTGTGGAATATGCCCTGAAAGCCCAGCCTCTGCGACGCTACATTCCCAAGAACAGGCACCAACACCGCGTCTGGGCGACTGTCAACTCCCCCGCTTTCGAGTACCTCATGTTCCTGCTCATCCTACTCAACACCATTGCTCTGGCTATGCAG CACTACGAACAGACAGCTCCCTTCAATTATGCCATGGATATCCTCAACATGGTCTTCACAGGCCTGTTCACTGTGGAGATGTTGCTCAAGATCATCGCCTTCAATCCCAAG AATTACTTCTGCGATGCGTGGAACACTTTTGACGCCCTGATCGTGGTGGGCAGTGTGGTGGACATTGCAGTCACTGAGGTCAAC AATGGAGGCCATCTGGGTGAG AGCTCGGAGGATAGCTCCCGGATCTCCATTACCTTCTTCCGCCTCTTCCGCGTCATGCGGTTGGTCAAGCTTCTCAGTAAAGGGGAAGGGATCCGTACTCTCCTGTGGACCTTTATCAAGTCTTTCCAG GCTCTCCCCTACGTGGCCCTGCTCATCGCCATGATCTTCTTCATCTACGCAGTCATTGGCATGCAG ATGTTCGGGAAGGTGGCCCTCCAGGATGGGACCCAAATCAACCGCAACAATAACTTCCAGACCTTCCCCCAGGCGGTGCTCCTCCTCTTCCG GTGTGCCACGGGGGAGGCCTGGCAAGAGATCATGCTGGCCAGCCTGCCGGGGAAGCGCTGTGACCCCGAGTCGGACTTCGGCCCCGGAGAGGAGTTCACCTGTGGGAGTAACTTCGCCATTGTCTATTTCATCAGCTTCTTCATGCTCTGTGCGTTCCTG ATCATCAATTTATTCGTGGCCGTCATCATGGACAACTTCGATTACCTGACACGGGACTGGTCCATCCTCGGCCCCCACCACCTGGATGAGTTCAAGAGGGTCTGGTCTGAGTACGACCCCGGGGCCAA GGGCCACATCAAGCATCTGGACGTCGTGGCCCTGCTCCGGCGCATCCAGCCTCCACTGGGGTTTGGGAAGCTCTGCCCTCACCGTGTGGCCTGCAAG CGACTGGTGGCCATGAACATGCCCTTGAACGCGGATGGGACGGTGACTTTTAACGCCACCCTCTTCGCCCTGGTCCGGACATCTCTGAGGATTAAGACGGAGG GGAACCTGGACAGGGCCAATCAGGAACTCCGGGTCGTCATTCGCAAGATCTGGAAGCACACCAAGCCCAAACTGCTGAATGAGCTCATCCCACCTCCTGAAG AGGAGGAAGTGACTGTCGGGAAGTTTTATGCCACGTTCTTGATCCAGGATTATTTCCGAAAGTTCCGGCGTCGCAAAGAGAAGGGCCTCCTGGGGGCCGAGGACTTGCCCAGCAACTCATCTGCCCTCCAG GCCGGCCTGAAGACGCTGCAGG CTGGCCCGGAGATCCGCCAGGCCCTCACGTGTGACCTGGAAGAAGAAGCGGAGGACGCCAACCTCGGGGAAGAGCCGGACAGG GATGCCCTGGAAGTTCCCTCGCCAACCTGCCACGATTCTGCCACTTCTGTGTCTCTCACGATGCCCactgaggaggagagggaagcaGTGAGAAGACCTCCTGGAACCCACTCTCACAG TGCTTCCCCCATGTCAGAAGAGCCTCCCTCGGGACCCGAGGGCTTGGCAGAGCGCGAGGAAGAGGAGGATCGTTCCCCTAGCCAGGACAG CAGACAAGCGCATCGAAACGATCTCACCGAGAGGCCCCATCACATCCTCCTCCCACCGCCTCCTTGTCCTCCTCGGGAGCCCCTCAGACAGCCGGGCAAGCCGC
- the CCDC22 gene encoding coiled-coil domain-containing protein 22 isoform X2 produces MEEADRILIHSLRQAGSAIPEDVQSLRAFTAELAVAAVVGCLQVLRPSLSSGLTPHLPPGMSARFRLGVSLAQACSDLGYPRELGYQSFLYPSEPDLRQLLLFLAERLPPDPAQESTQPSGESAILLRAVGAQVRDLLAEPWVPPVLRPQKHQDRVRPKPLHVQSFILPDAKSLQDASEVREFQGGPLVAPAPAQIPCQASRVASFLEEHGAQLHELPEGDSAGDVDKSRRRHLAPRLVEQLRQSWGQAASGASGVPTPGRDLGELLCGWGPGSGEPRGKGSRFTHAEKFTFAQEEEATRAPPLAPTEVPSLLSPLSPGRLEQELRAGQEAELASLQDHLELVGQSIKEAGATVKRLTLSTGQVEAEAQQAWLSTTEREQARRLKRRAVDLLPDAPSNLAKLQVVVEASAQRVIHLAGQWERHRVPLLAEYRALKKRRDQRELESSHKAAELQVLQECVCAAAAEARRKEGLYKQLVAELDTLPGDMARSAYTHRILEIVGSIRKQKEEITKILSDTKLLQKEINALTGKLDRTFAVTDELVFKDAKKDDSVRKAYKYLAALHENCSQLIQTIEDTGTILREVRDLEEQIETETGKKTLSNLEKILEDYRAVRQENAGLLGRIHEA; encoded by the exons ATGGAGGAGGCCGACCGGATTCTGATCCACTCGCTGCGCCAGGCGGGCTC GGCCATCCCCGAGGATGTCCAGTCCCTCCGGGCCTTCACCGCGGAGCTGGCTGTGGCGGCCGTGGTGGGCTGCCTCCAAGTGCTTCGCCCCTCCCTGAGCTCTGGCCTCACCCCCCACCTGCCTCCCGGGATGTCTGCCCGCTTTCGGCTCGGCGTGAGTCTGGCCCAGGCCTGCTCG GACCTGGGCTACCCCCGAGAGCTTGGTTACCAGAGCTTCCTGTACCCGAGTGAGCCGGACCTGCGGCAGCTTCTTCTCTTCCTGGCAGAACGGCTGCCCCCCGACCCTGCCCAGGAGAGCACCCAGCCCTCAG GTGAGTCGGCCATCCTGCTCCGGGCCGTTGGCGCCCAAGTCAGGGACCTCCTGGCGGAGCCGTGGGTGCCCCCGGTCCTGAGGCCCCAAAAGCACCAG GACCGCGTCCGTCCGAAACCTCTCCACGTTCAGTCATTCATCCTCCCTGATGCCAAGAGCCTGCAAG ATGCCTCTGAGGTGCGGGAGTTCCAGGGGGGTCCCCTGGTGGCCCCGGCCCCTGCCCAGATCCCGTGTCAGGCCAGCCGGGTGGCCTCGTTCCTAGAGGAGCATGGGGCCCAGCTCCATGAGCTGCCGGAAGGAGACTCTGCTGGAGATGTGGACAAG TCTCGCAGGAGGCACCTGGCCCCGCGGCTGGTGGAGCAGCTGAGGCAGAGCTGGGGGCAGGCTGCATCCGGCGCCTCGGGGGTGCCAACACCAGGCCGGGACCTGGGCGAACTCCTCTGTGGCTGGGGACCTGGCTCCGGAGAGCCTCGAGGGAAGGGCTCCAGGTTCACACACGCCGAGAAATTCACTTTCGCTCAG gAAGAGGAGGCCACCCGTGCTCCACCTTTGGCCCCCACAGAAGTCCCCTCGCTGCTGTCCCCGCTGTCCCCCGGCCGCTTGGAGCAGGAGTTGCGGGCGGGGCAGGAAGCGGAGCTGGCATCTCTACAGGATCACCTGGAGCTCGTGGGCCAGAGCATCAAGGAGGCTGGGGCCACTGTGAAGAGGCTGACACTTAGCACGGGCCAG GTGGAAGCAGAAGCCCAACAAGCCTGGCTGAGCACCACAGAGCGGGAGCAGGCCCGGAGGCTGAAGCGCCGGGCTGTGGATCTGCTGCCGGACGCCCCCAGCAACCTGGCCAAGCTGCAG GTGGTGGTGGAGGCCAGTGCCCAGCGTGTCATCCACCTGGCCGGCCAGTGGGAGAGACATCGAGTGCCGCTACTGGCTGAGTATCGGGCTCTGAAGAAGCGCCGGGACCAGAGAGAG TTGGAGTCGTCGCACAAAGCGGCCGAGCTCCAGGTCCTGCAAGAGTGCGTGTGTGCGGCGGCCGCGGAGGCCCGCCGCAAGGAAGGTTTATACAAGCAATTG GTCGCCGAGCTGGACACCCTGCCCGGGGACATGGCTCGTTCGGCCTACACCCATCGCATCCTGGAGATCGTGGGCAGCATCAGGAAGCAGAAGGAGGAGATCACCAAG ATTCTCTCTGACACCAAACTGCTTCAGAAAGAGATCAATGCCCTGACCGGCAAGCTGGACCGCACCTTTGCCGTCACAGACGAACTGGTCTTCAAG GACGCCAAGAAGGATGACTCGGTGAGGAAGGCCTACAAGTACCTGGCGGCCCTGCACGAA AACTGCAGCCAGCTCATCCAGACCATAGAGGACACTGGGACCATCTTGAGGGAGGTCCGAGACCTGGAGGAGCAA ATCGAGACGGAGACCGGCAAGAAGACTCTGAGCAATCTGGAGAAGATCCTAGAGGATTACCGGGCCGTCCGGCAAGAGAATGCGGGCCTGCTGGGCCGAATCCACGAAGCCTGA
- the CCDC22 gene encoding coiled-coil domain-containing protein 22 isoform X1, producing the protein MEEADRILIHSLRQAGSAIPEDVQSLRAFTAELAVAAVVGCLQVLRPSLSSGLTPHLPPGMSARFRLGVSLAQACSDLGYPRELGYQSFLYPSEPDLRQLLLFLAERLPPDPAQESTQPSVGESAILLRAVGAQVRDLLAEPWVPPVLRPQKHQDRVRPKPLHVQSFILPDAKSLQDASEVREFQGGPLVAPAPAQIPCQASRVASFLEEHGAQLHELPEGDSAGDVDKSRRRHLAPRLVEQLRQSWGQAASGASGVPTPGRDLGELLCGWGPGSGEPRGKGSRFTHAEKFTFAQEEEATRAPPLAPTEVPSLLSPLSPGRLEQELRAGQEAELASLQDHLELVGQSIKEAGATVKRLTLSTGQVEAEAQQAWLSTTEREQARRLKRRAVDLLPDAPSNLAKLQVVVEASAQRVIHLAGQWERHRVPLLAEYRALKKRRDQRELESSHKAAELQVLQECVCAAAAEARRKEGLYKQLVAELDTLPGDMARSAYTHRILEIVGSIRKQKEEITKILSDTKLLQKEINALTGKLDRTFAVTDELVFKDAKKDDSVRKAYKYLAALHENCSQLIQTIEDTGTILREVRDLEEQIETETGKKTLSNLEKILEDYRAVRQENAGLLGRIHEA; encoded by the exons ATGGAGGAGGCCGACCGGATTCTGATCCACTCGCTGCGCCAGGCGGGCTC GGCCATCCCCGAGGATGTCCAGTCCCTCCGGGCCTTCACCGCGGAGCTGGCTGTGGCGGCCGTGGTGGGCTGCCTCCAAGTGCTTCGCCCCTCCCTGAGCTCTGGCCTCACCCCCCACCTGCCTCCCGGGATGTCTGCCCGCTTTCGGCTCGGCGTGAGTCTGGCCCAGGCCTGCTCG GACCTGGGCTACCCCCGAGAGCTTGGTTACCAGAGCTTCCTGTACCCGAGTGAGCCGGACCTGCGGCAGCTTCTTCTCTTCCTGGCAGAACGGCTGCCCCCCGACCCTGCCCAGGAGAGCACCCAGCCCTCAG TAGGTGAGTCGGCCATCCTGCTCCGGGCCGTTGGCGCCCAAGTCAGGGACCTCCTGGCGGAGCCGTGGGTGCCCCCGGTCCTGAGGCCCCAAAAGCACCAG GACCGCGTCCGTCCGAAACCTCTCCACGTTCAGTCATTCATCCTCCCTGATGCCAAGAGCCTGCAAG ATGCCTCTGAGGTGCGGGAGTTCCAGGGGGGTCCCCTGGTGGCCCCGGCCCCTGCCCAGATCCCGTGTCAGGCCAGCCGGGTGGCCTCGTTCCTAGAGGAGCATGGGGCCCAGCTCCATGAGCTGCCGGAAGGAGACTCTGCTGGAGATGTGGACAAG TCTCGCAGGAGGCACCTGGCCCCGCGGCTGGTGGAGCAGCTGAGGCAGAGCTGGGGGCAGGCTGCATCCGGCGCCTCGGGGGTGCCAACACCAGGCCGGGACCTGGGCGAACTCCTCTGTGGCTGGGGACCTGGCTCCGGAGAGCCTCGAGGGAAGGGCTCCAGGTTCACACACGCCGAGAAATTCACTTTCGCTCAG gAAGAGGAGGCCACCCGTGCTCCACCTTTGGCCCCCACAGAAGTCCCCTCGCTGCTGTCCCCGCTGTCCCCCGGCCGCTTGGAGCAGGAGTTGCGGGCGGGGCAGGAAGCGGAGCTGGCATCTCTACAGGATCACCTGGAGCTCGTGGGCCAGAGCATCAAGGAGGCTGGGGCCACTGTGAAGAGGCTGACACTTAGCACGGGCCAG GTGGAAGCAGAAGCCCAACAAGCCTGGCTGAGCACCACAGAGCGGGAGCAGGCCCGGAGGCTGAAGCGCCGGGCTGTGGATCTGCTGCCGGACGCCCCCAGCAACCTGGCCAAGCTGCAG GTGGTGGTGGAGGCCAGTGCCCAGCGTGTCATCCACCTGGCCGGCCAGTGGGAGAGACATCGAGTGCCGCTACTGGCTGAGTATCGGGCTCTGAAGAAGCGCCGGGACCAGAGAGAG TTGGAGTCGTCGCACAAAGCGGCCGAGCTCCAGGTCCTGCAAGAGTGCGTGTGTGCGGCGGCCGCGGAGGCCCGCCGCAAGGAAGGTTTATACAAGCAATTG GTCGCCGAGCTGGACACCCTGCCCGGGGACATGGCTCGTTCGGCCTACACCCATCGCATCCTGGAGATCGTGGGCAGCATCAGGAAGCAGAAGGAGGAGATCACCAAG ATTCTCTCTGACACCAAACTGCTTCAGAAAGAGATCAATGCCCTGACCGGCAAGCTGGACCGCACCTTTGCCGTCACAGACGAACTGGTCTTCAAG GACGCCAAGAAGGATGACTCGGTGAGGAAGGCCTACAAGTACCTGGCGGCCCTGCACGAA AACTGCAGCCAGCTCATCCAGACCATAGAGGACACTGGGACCATCTTGAGGGAGGTCCGAGACCTGGAGGAGCAA ATCGAGACGGAGACCGGCAAGAAGACTCTGAGCAATCTGGAGAAGATCCTAGAGGATTACCGGGCCGTCCGGCAAGAGAATGCGGGCCTGCTGGGCCGAATCCACGAAGCCTGA